In the Numida meleagris isolate 19003 breed g44 Domestic line chromosome 5, NumMel1.0, whole genome shotgun sequence genome, one interval contains:
- the LOC110400203 gene encoding D(1)-like dopamine receptor codes for MASVAGGPRALQALTGCLLGSLVLGTLAGNALVCLAVLRFRHLRTKVTNWFVLSLAVSDLCVATLVMPWKAVTEVADGSWLFGSRFCDTWVAFDIMCSTASILHLCIISLDRYWAIASPFRYERRMTQRLACAMIAMAWALSILISFVPVQLHWHKAKDKRHPSSRCDVSLNRTYAITSSLISFYIPVAIMIITYTRIYRIAQAQIRRISTLERAGGQWPAHSKEPASTLRSSLRKETKVLQTLSIIMGVFVCCWLPFFLLNCLLPFCQPENDRDGQSPCVGQTTFNVFVWFGWANSSVNPVIYAFNADFRRAFSNLLGCQCLCCSTPRAAVEKVNLSNELVSYHQDTTCQKDGATAAMPPTTITAWVQPMPHAVSPQQEDKEELPMEERPDSAPTQAIPDSSPKCCRVTATSQLDCGAELSLETINPFTGRHEEHCHPIPEG; via the coding sequence ATGGCGAGCGTGGCAGGCGGCCCACGGGCACTGCAGGCGCTGacaggctgcctgctgggatCCCTGGTGCTGGGCACGCTGGCAGGCAATGCGCTGGTGTGCCTGGCCGTCCTGCGCTTCCGCCACCTGCGTACCAAAGTCACCAACTGGTTTGTGCTGTCGCTGGCCGTCTCAGATCTCTGCGTGGCCACCCTGGTGATGCCCTGGAAGGCTGTCACTGAGGTGGCTGATGGCTCCTGGCTCTTTGGCAGCCGCTTTTGTGACACCTGGGTGGCCTTTGACATTATGTGCTCCACCGCCTCCATCCTCCACCTCTGCATCATCAGCCTGGACCGGTACTGGGCCATCGCCAGCCCCTTTCGCTACGAGCGCCGAATGACGCAGCGCCTGGCCTGCGCCATGATCGCCATGGCCTGGGCCCTCTCCATCCTCATCTCCTTTGTCCCCGTGCAGCTGCACTGGCACAAAGCCAAGGACAAGAGGCACCCCAGCTCACGCTGCGACGTCAGCTTGAACCGCACCTATGCCATCACCTCCTCCCTCATCAGCTTCTACATCCCTGTGGCCATCATGATCATCACCTACACCAGGATCTACCGCATTGCCCAGGCCCAGATCCGCCGCATCTCCACCCTGGAACGAGCAGGTGGGCAGTGGCCAGCCCATAGCAAGGAGCCTGCCTCCACTCTGCGGAGCTCCCTGCGCAAGGAGACCAAGGTGCTGCAGACCCTGTCCATCATAATGGGAGTCTTCgtttgctgctggctgcccttcTTCCTTCTCAACTGCCTGCTACCTTTCTGCCAGCCCGAGAACGACCGTGATGGGCAGTCACCCTGCGTGGGCCAAACCACCTTCAACGTCTTTGTGTGGTTTGGCTGGGCCAACTCCTCGGTGAATCCAGTGATCTATGCTTTCAATGCGGACTTCCGTCGGGCTTTCAGCAACCTGCTGGGATGCCAgtgcctctgctgcagcacccccagggctgcagtggAGAAGGTCAACCTCAGCAACGAGCTGGTCTCCTACCACCAGGACACCACCTGCCAGAAGGACGGAGCCACTGCTGCCATGCCACCCACCACCATCACAGCCTGGGTGCAGCCCATGCCCCATGCAGTGAGCCCTCAGCAGGAGGACAAAGAGGAGCTTCCCATGGAGGAGAGGCCAGACAGTGCCCCAACACAGGCTATTCCAGACAGCAGCCCAAAGTGTTGTCGTGTGACAGCCACTTCACAATTGGactgtggggcagagctgtccCTGGAGACTATTAATCCCTTTACAGGCAGACATGAGGAACACTGTCACCCCATTCCAGAGGGATAA